The DNA region AAGAAATGGCGCTGGCCGATGGGTTTGGATTCCAGGATCAAGATTTTCCCAAAAGTTTTCCGTGGGCGAGATCATTGCTTTCCGATTGATGGAGTTAATGCTAAAACCATTGCTGCCCAAAGAATCTTATGATGCATTAGAGCCTTATCTGAAGGCTGCTCGTAGTCAATGTAAAATCATGCCCCAATGGGATACGACGAACTTGGGGAAAAGAAAGTTCAGGTTGTTCCACCGACGCAGCCCTTGTTGCCACCGGAAACGCCCCCACACTTTCCGCAGAGATGACCCGCGAGCAATGGCAACAAAATCAGGAGGCGATTCGCGATGCTCTCTTGAAAGGATTATTCAGAACTCAGCAGTGCGAAATTGAGTACCAGCAGCTTTGGCGTGATGAACCGGTGCATTGGAAAATTCATCCTCCCGTTTATTTACAACGCGGTCCCGCGTTTTATCTGCTCTGCATGATCAACGATTTTACCGACGTGCGCCAACTGGCGTTGCATCGGATGCTCTCGGCAAAAGTGTTAGACGATGAGGCCAGAAAACCGGCAGAGTTCAATATCGATCGGGAAGTGGAGCGGGCTCAGGGGATGGGCGGCAGCGGCGAGCCGATTTGTTTAGCCCTCCGGTTCTATAGATCTGCCGGGGTGCATCTGACGGAAACGCGATTGTCTGCCGATCAAATTGTGGTTGATGAAGACGACTACCATTTCCGGCTGACCGCAACGGTCAACGATACTGCACAATTGCGCTGGTGGCTATTGTCATTTGGTTCCAAGGTGGAAGTGTTGGAACCCGAAGGTTTACGGGAGGAAATGAAACAGAATGCGTTCTGGATGAATCGGAAGTATTCCAAACCCTATGCGCCAGCCGCATCGCCGAATTCAACGCCGCTGTCTCCTGAAGCATCAGCAACTACACCGGAACCCCCTACCGATACAACATCGGCAACAGAAGACTAATCGGAAGTTTCATTGACTGGAAGAATGCGAAAATGCCTATGCTGATTAACCACATTGATAAAATCGCCCGCGATAAACAGCGGGATGTGTTGTTTCTGATCTTCTATGAAGATCAAAATCAAACAGTGGATTCTGAAGAAGATATTGCCCGCCTCATGAAACGGTATGATTATGAATCGAATGAAACCCGAAAAATGGTGCTGACCTGGTTTGAGAATAACGGGATTGCCACCTATCCTTGTGCGCCATTTGCCAGTGGCAGTTTGATGGGGGGTTACGATGGGCGACTTTATATCGATGTCCCGTTTGACAAAGCCCATCCTGATTACCAGAAAGTCGAAAATTTTCTGGAAAATGAGGATGGCACTGGCAAAATTCCGGGGGTAAGGTTTTGTTATTTGCCTTTGGAAGAAGGGATGAAAAACGCGCATCATGATGAACCGGGCTATTGGGAAAACTTGAACTACTAGCCATCGCGGTGCATGTTCAGCGGGCCGAAGTCGTCGAGCAGCGTTTTGAGATCGGCGTAGGCGGATTCGTGGGCAGCAGAATAACGGCCCCCCGATTTTCCTGATCGCGATTTCATCGGGATAGGTGTATTTCTTGATCTTCACTTTCGTATCGCTGGAACAGACGCTGCACGGTTTTTCCAGCCGTTGATTCTCCAACACCCTGACCCGATTTGCCGCACTTTGATTATGTTCGCGACTGGTGCCGACCATAGCGAAATCTCGCCGTCGAAATATTCGCGCTCGGTTTCGGCTTACCTTTCCTAGTTTTTTAAGAGAATTTAATCTATCCTAAGAAATAAAAAGAGTTCAAGCTTTGGCTGTTTAGAAATCGGGAAGCTCTTCAATTGCTTCGCGGTAATCGCAAAAAAGCTTCCATGTTTTATCGGCAATTTTTCTTGCAAATGGATGTTCTTCGTTTCTATTATCTTCAAAACAAGTAATGATATCTTCTTTGCTAAAAAGCATATATCCTCTTTTACTTTCTTCTTCACGAGGATCTTTAATACACATCCAATCTTCACTCCAGTTTCTATTATCAAGACCATCTTATCATACGCTCTATCAAATCTTTCAGTGGTTTGTAATTCTCTTCAGTTGGTTTAACATCATAACGCCAAGCAATCTCACCAGACCTAATATCATTAGAGAAAATATGCCGAGCAATCAGGTAGTAGTTTTGATGGCCACGACATGAAATTTTAATTCCATAGATATCACATTTGCTGCGTACCAATTATTTATAGCCGATTCTTCTAAATATTTTTAAGAAAACTTAACACGTTAACACAGAATTTTTCCCCGATTTTTTGTCTTGCTAAAGCCATTTGTTGCTCTATTTCAAGTGCTAATTTTAAATTTTCTGGCTTAGTAAGAAGAGCAATCAAATCGTTATCGGGGCGTAGTCATGGCTATTTCTCCAAGGGTGATTAAACGGCAAGCAGTAATATATTGTTCAATCACTGCACGAACGGAATAGGGAATGATCGTATCGGTTAAAGGTGAAAAATTTCCGCTAGATTTTCATAAGATATTCGATAAGGAATAATAGGAGATTCTTTGTTATCGGATTTAGGTTCTCGCACCATCTGGCGTGAGAAACACCAGCTTTTCGTGACGTACCCGTTTCTGTTTTCCATCCATTTTGATAACGAGCCATCTGTCTACACTGTTCTTTAGCATCGATCTTATTCTCGATGACGACCAGAAGACTAGGCGCAGTGATAACAATATCCATCCGCCCAAGTTCTTCTGCTAGACCCTCAGGACGTACTTTGACCTGCGCTAACTGAGATTCATCGTTAATCTTAGATGCTCCGATTTGTTCTAAAAATGCATTGAGGAATTTTGCGCCTTGCTTATGCTGTTCCAAAGGAGAAAGTAAGTAGGCAAGAAAACGCGATTGAATGACTTCTTTTCGTACCACGCCGAGGGCATTAAAAACATTAAAGCGTGCGCGTTAATAACTCATTTCGCTCGGATTCTCTCTAAATGAGGTTTTGCTTCAACAAGCAAACGCTCGATACTTGTTCTCATATTTTCCCGGTGACTGTTCAGCAGTTAGAAGTCTCTTTCAAAAGACGTTCAAACTCAGCAGGTGAATTTTTAGAAGTAGCGTTCATCTTGGATTTTCCTATAAAAATGGACTATTTAAAGCTTAACAGGCGCCTCAAGATTAACAGTTCTGGAATCCATATCAGTGCCTCTAATACAATGACCAAGACTTTATGCCTTTGCCTATCAAATACTTAATTCCCTAATCACATCTGTTTCTGGCAAGCCTAAAGCTCCATTTTCTGGGACTGTATGAATGCTGTGAAATTTAACAGGAATTCCACAGTTAAAACCAATGAAACGTCTATTACTTGACATGAGCTTTCCTGCTAATTCACACAAAACCGGTTCATGGGATACAACAACAATGATTGCTCCTTTAAGGTAAGACAGGCAATCCTCTGGTAATGTTGTTACATCGATACTCAGCCAAGATATCTCGTGCAACTCAGATTGAACGATCTGCTCTTTAATTAGAGTAGCAGTCTCTCTGCATCGGGCAAACAGGGCGAAAAATAGAATCACAATACTCCGATCTTTAAAAACCTTAGCCGCTTTTCTAACTT from Bdellovibrionales bacterium includes:
- a CDS encoding WYL domain-containing protein, which gives rise to MTREQWQQNQEAIRDALLKGLFRTQQCEIEYQQLWRDEPVHWKIHPPVYLQRGPAFYLLCMINDFTDVRQLALHRMLSAKVLDDEARKPAEFNIDREVERAQGMGGSGEPICLALRFYRSAGVHLTETRLSADQIVVDEDDYHFRLTATVNDTAQLRWWLLSFGSKVEVLEPEGLREEMKQNAFWMNRKYSKPYAPAASPNSTPLSPEASATTPEPPTDTTSATED
- a CDS encoding PD-(D/E)XK nuclease family protein, which translates into the protein MVRKEVIQSRFLAYLLSPLEQHKQGAKFLNAFLEQIGASKINDESQLAQVKVRPEGLAEELGRMDIVITAPSLLVVIENKIDAKEQCRQMARYQNGWKTETGTSRKAGVSHARWCENLNPITKNLLLFLIEYLMKI